One Sodalinema gerasimenkoae IPPAS B-353 DNA segment encodes these proteins:
- the asnS gene encoding asparagine--tRNA ligase, which produces MEHRKILDILRHGHPDETVIVRGWIRTKRDLKNFSFIELNDGSALANLQIVIAPEVAGPDLLKHLNTGASVEVQGTLVDSPAKGQRLELHAQQIHLYGGVDSETYPLQKKRHSFEFLRTIAHLRSRTNTLGAVFRVRNSAANAVHQFFQERGFLWMHTPILTSSDCEGAGELFNVTQLDLANIPKTEDQTVDYRQDFFGKPAYLTVSGQLEAEVMAMAFSNVYTFGPTFRAENSNTSRHLAEFWMIEPEMAFCDLKGDMDLAEDFLKFIVNAVLTTCPEDLDFFNQRIDKTVLARAEAIIHNDFERLTYSEAIARLEQSNQSFEFPVEWGIDLQSEHERYLTEQLIGKPVILYDYPIGIKAFYMRANDDGRTVAAMDVLAPQIGEIIGGSQREERLDLLQQRLQASGLDEQDYWWYLDLRRYGTVPHAGFGLGFERLVQFITGMSNIRDVIPFPRAPMSIDF; this is translated from the coding sequence ATGGAACACCGCAAAATTCTGGATATTCTACGCCACGGTCATCCCGACGAGACTGTCATTGTTCGGGGTTGGATTCGCACCAAACGGGATCTCAAAAACTTTAGCTTTATCGAACTCAACGATGGCTCTGCCCTGGCCAACCTACAAATTGTCATCGCTCCAGAGGTCGCCGGTCCAGATCTCCTCAAACACCTCAACACCGGAGCCTCCGTTGAAGTCCAAGGAACCCTGGTGGACTCCCCCGCCAAAGGACAACGCCTGGAACTGCACGCCCAACAGATTCATCTCTACGGCGGCGTCGACAGCGAAACCTATCCCCTTCAGAAAAAACGTCACTCCTTTGAATTTCTGCGAACCATCGCCCACCTGCGATCGCGCACCAACACCCTCGGCGCCGTCTTCCGGGTTCGCAACAGTGCCGCCAACGCCGTCCATCAATTCTTCCAAGAGCGAGGCTTCCTCTGGATGCACACCCCCATTCTCACCAGTAGCGATTGCGAAGGGGCCGGTGAACTGTTTAACGTCACCCAACTCGATCTAGCCAACATTCCCAAAACCGAAGACCAAACCGTCGATTACCGACAAGACTTTTTCGGCAAACCCGCCTATCTCACCGTCAGCGGTCAACTCGAAGCCGAAGTCATGGCCATGGCCTTCAGCAACGTCTACACCTTCGGCCCCACCTTCCGCGCCGAAAACTCCAACACCTCACGCCACCTGGCAGAATTTTGGATGATTGAGCCGGAAATGGCCTTCTGTGACCTCAAGGGGGACATGGATCTAGCCGAAGACTTTCTTAAATTTATCGTCAACGCCGTCCTCACCACCTGTCCCGAAGACCTCGACTTTTTCAACCAACGCATCGATAAAACCGTCCTGGCCCGTGCCGAAGCCATTATCCATAATGACTTTGAGCGGCTGACCTACAGCGAGGCGATCGCCCGACTTGAACAGTCTAACCAATCCTTTGAATTTCCCGTTGAATGGGGGATCGACTTACAATCAGAACATGAACGTTACCTCACCGAGCAGCTCATCGGCAAACCGGTGATTCTCTATGACTACCCCATTGGCATCAAAGCCTTTTATATGCGCGCCAATGACGATGGGCGAACCGTCGCTGCCATGGATGTCCTAGCTCCGCAAATCGGCGAAATTATCGGCGGTTCTCAGCGTGAAGAACGTCTGGATCTCCTCCAGCAACGTCTCCAAGCTAGCGGACTAGACGAACAAGACTACTGGTGGTATCTCGACTTACGACGTTATGGAACCGTTCCCCATGCTGGATTCGGACTAGGCTTTGAGCGTCTGGTGCAATTTATTACCGGGATGAGTAACATTCGCGATGTTATCCCCTTTCCCCGAGCGCCGATGAGCATTGATTTCTAA